The DNA segment GCGGAGACCTCCTCGCCTTCCTCGAGAACAGTGGAATCCTCGGTGACGTGGATCGAGCCGTCCATGATCCGGGCGGCTGCGCCGACCTGCTGGAGCTCTCCGACGAACGGACCGGGATCGACGCCGGTGTCGCTCTCGGGGATCGTGATCGCGTTCGGCGCGATCTCGCCCGCGTTGATCGGGGCGGGCGTCTTCGACGCCTCCAGCTGGCGATAGAGCCCGAACGGGTTCTCGTCAGTACCGATCAGCCCGACCTGCCCTTCGATCTCGCTCGTGAGATCCGCGACGCCCTCGCCGGCCGCCTCGAGCGCACGCACGAGCAGGGTGTTCCGGGAGACTCGAAGCTCGGCCTCGCCGTGGAGCTCCCGGCGCATCGCCTGGAGCTGGCGGCTCGGGATCCCGCCGATCGAGACGACGCCGACGCTCTCGTAGGTCTCGATCAAGTCGGCGAGGTCCGCGACCTCCTCGCGCTTCCACTCCGGGATCGCCTCGGTCTGCCGGTCGCCCGCCTCGCTCTCGGCGGACATTTAGGCCACCTCCACGGAGGGCCCCATCGTCGTCTTGACGTACACCGTATCGATGTTGAGGGGTCCCTTCTCGAGGTCGGCCTCGAGTCGCCGGACGATGACGTCGATGTTGTCCGCGATCTCCGCGGCGGACATGTCGTCGGCACCGACTCGGGTGTGGAAGGTTCGCCGGTCGCGGCTCCGGAGCTGAACGGTGTTTTTCATCCGTTCGATGGTCTCCACCACGTCGTCGTCGGGCTGGAGTGGGGTCGGCATCTTCCCCCGAGGACCGAGAACGGTCCCGAGGTAGCGACCGATGTCCTGCATCATGCTCGCTTCGGCGATGAAGAAGTCGGTCTCGCCAGCGAGGTCCTTCGCCTCGTCGTCATCGTCGCCAAGCTCCTCGAGATCGTCGCCGTCGAGTACGTCGTCGGCGACCTCCTCTGCCCGGAGGGCGGTCTCGCCCTCGGCGAAGACCACGATCCGTGTCTCCTGGCCGGTTCCTTCCGGAAGAACGATACTCTCGTCGACGCGGTTCGATGGGTCGTTGAGGTCGAGATCGCGCAGGTTGACCGCGAGGTCCACCGTCTCACTGAAGTTCCGCGGTGGGGCCTCGTCAAGCGCGCGCGTCACGGCCTCCTCTATGTCCTGATCTGCCATTATCCACCTCCGTAGTACGCCTTCGTGGCTGCTACGGCGTGAAACAGGCGCTACCTGCCTCGGTTGGGAAAAGACCGATGCGACCCTTAAACCCGTCGAAGCGGTCGTGGGACAACCGGGGATCGGCTATCGCTTTCGGGGCGATTCGATCGATATCGATCCAGCGAAGCTGACGATCTAGTCGACAACAAGAATGCGACGTATCCTCCGGGCCGCTCGCGCGGTCTACGACTCGGCGAGCGTCTCGTCGTATTCGCCGTCGTCGACTCGGTCGTCGAAGGTGCGTGCGTCCTCGCCCTCGATGGTAACGCCGAGGCTGACGCAGGTGCCGGCGACCTCTTTCGCGGCGTTTGCGGTGTCGTACGCGAGCAGGTCGGACTGTTTCTGCTCGGCGATCTGCTTGACCTGATCGACCGAGAGGTCGGCGACGAAGTTCTTCTGGGGTTCGCCGGAGCCGGTCTCGAAACCGGCCTCGTCCTTGACGAGCGCTGCGGTCGGCGGCACACCCACGTCGATCTCGAACGCGCCGTCGTCCTCGTACTCGACGGTGACGGGGACTTCGGTACCGTCGAACGCCTCGGTACGGTCGTTGATCTCGCTGACTACCGCCTGCACGTCTACCGGCGTCGGACCGAGCTCGGGTCCGAGCGGCGGTCCCG comes from the Halococcus saccharolyticus DSM 5350 genome and includes:
- a CDS encoding 50S ribosomal protein L1; translation: MADQDIEEAVTRALDEAPPRNFSETVDLAVNLRDLDLNDPSNRVDESIVLPEGTGQETRIVVFAEGETALRAEEVADDVLDGDDLEELGDDDDEAKDLAGETDFFIAEASMMQDIGRYLGTVLGPRGKMPTPLQPDDDVVETIERMKNTVQLRSRDRRTFHTRVGADDMSAAEIADNIDVIVRRLEADLEKGPLNIDTVYVKTTMGPSVEVA
- a CDS encoding 50S ribosomal protein L11: MAGTIEVLVPGGEADPGPPLGPELGPTPVDVQAVVSEINDRTEAFDGTEVPVTVEYEDDGAFEIDVGVPPTAALVKDEAGFETGSGEPQKNFVADLSVDQVKQIAEQKQSDLLAYDTANAAKEVAGTCVSLGVTIEGEDARTFDDRVDDGEYDETLAES